One genomic window of Streptomonospora nanhaiensis includes the following:
- the rsgA gene encoding ribosome small subunit-dependent GTPase A produces the protein MSGGRRPLDEDDVRVRARGGSRPRTRIRPKHEDAREGFVTAVDRGRYRCLVEDRPVVAMKARELGRGSIVVGDRVALVGDLSGRPDTLARVVRVEERRSVLRRTADDTDPVERVIVANADQLVIVAALADPDPQPRFIDRCLVAAVDAGLDPLLCLTKADLAGPDDLLRTYAGLDVPHVVTRRDQGLDALSARLAGRTSVLIGSSGVGKSTLVNLLVPAAARAVGDVNPVTGRGRHTSTSAVALPFEGGWIIDTPGVRSFGLAHISPDDVVAGFADLAEAVAACPPGCPHTAGAPGCGLDAGVADGVLAPDRVASLRRLLSSREPGDDRA, from the coding sequence GTGAGCGGCGGGCGGCGCCCCCTGGACGAGGACGACGTCCGGGTCCGGGCGCGCGGCGGCTCCCGGCCGCGCACCCGCATCCGCCCCAAGCACGAGGACGCCCGCGAGGGGTTCGTCACCGCCGTCGACCGCGGCCGCTACCGCTGCCTGGTCGAGGACCGCCCGGTGGTCGCCATGAAGGCGCGCGAACTGGGGCGCGGCAGCATCGTCGTGGGCGACCGCGTGGCCCTGGTGGGCGACCTGTCGGGCCGCCCCGACACCCTGGCCCGCGTGGTGCGGGTCGAGGAGCGCCGCTCGGTGCTGCGCCGCACCGCCGACGACACCGACCCCGTCGAGCGCGTGATCGTGGCCAACGCCGACCAGTTGGTGATCGTGGCGGCGCTGGCCGACCCCGACCCCCAGCCCCGCTTCATCGACCGCTGCCTGGTCGCGGCCGTCGACGCCGGACTGGACCCCCTGCTGTGCCTGACCAAGGCCGACCTCGCCGGCCCCGACGACCTGCTGCGCACCTACGCCGGCCTGGACGTCCCCCACGTCGTCACACGCCGCGACCAGGGCCTGGACGCCCTCAGCGCCCGCCTGGCGGGGCGCACCAGCGTGCTGATCGGCTCCTCGGGTGTGGGCAAGTCCACCCTGGTCAACCTGCTGGTGCCCGCCGCCGCGCGGGCGGTGGGCGACGTCAACCCGGTCACCGGGCGGGGCCGGCACACCTCCACCTCGGCGGTGGCGCTGCCGTTCGAGGGCGGCTGGATCATCGACACCCCGGGCGTGCGCAGCTTCGGGCTGGCCCACATCAGCCCCGACGACGTGGTGGCCGGGTTCGCCGACCTGGCCGAGGCGGTGGCCGCGTGCCCGCCGGGCTGCCCGCACACGGCGGGCGCGCCCGGCTGCGGGCTGGACGCGGGCGTGGCCGACGGCGTGCTCGCCCCCGACCGGGTGGCGTCCCTGCGCCGCCTGCTCAGCAGCCGCGAACCGGGTGACGACCGCGCCTGA
- a CDS encoding molybdenum cofactor biosynthesis protein MoaE — protein MDAITLVGLRETPLSIDEVVSAVGDPRAGGTAFFVGTVRDHDHGRDVVRLSYSAHPSAESEMRRVMEKVVADTAGHSRPVCRVAALHRVGELRIGDTAVVVAAAAGHRDEAFAACRRLIDDIKAEVPIWKHQEFSDGGAEWVGAE, from the coding sequence GTGGATGCAATCACCCTGGTAGGACTGCGCGAAACCCCCCTCTCCATCGACGAGGTCGTCTCGGCGGTGGGCGACCCCCGCGCGGGCGGCACGGCGTTCTTCGTCGGGACCGTCCGCGACCACGACCACGGCCGCGACGTGGTGCGGCTGTCCTACTCCGCCCATCCCAGCGCCGAGTCGGAGATGCGGCGCGTGATGGAGAAGGTCGTCGCCGACACCGCCGGCCACAGCCGCCCGGTCTGCCGGGTGGCGGCGCTGCACCGCGTCGGCGAACTCCGCATCGGCGACACCGCCGTGGTGGTCGCGGCCGCCGCCGGCCACCGCGACGAGGCGTTCGCGGCCTGCCGCCGCCTCATCGACGACATCAAGGCCGAGGTCCCGATCTGGAAGCACCAGGAGTTCTCCGACGGCGGCGCCGAGTGGGTGGGCGCCGAGTAG
- a CDS encoding NAD-dependent epimerase/dehydratase family protein — MVAVTGADWGVGRLLVERLVTAMGSGQVREIVAITARSAVEDGGAAPAVPGLTWRTADVRSPALAECLAGVDVLVHTDVDRSLETPGKKRRAGNIRAAQTVLTAAAALRVPRAVLVTGTMVHGADPANPVPMPEDSEVGTETGAGLVGDLVEIEDLAQRARRAHPGLSVTVVRPAPLVGPGLDTALTRHFAAPRLLTVRGHEQSWQFCHVEDLADALAFVVAHGVEGKGGALAVGCEGALPQRAAEETAGLRRFELPANVVFGATHRLHQVGFTPASAQEVKFLVYPCVVDCTTLREAGWRPSYDNEAALRALLEARDGRAALVGRHVGRKEVTITAASAAGAAAAAIGTAAAVHHLRKRRSR; from the coding sequence GTGGTGGCGGTCACCGGCGCTGACTGGGGCGTCGGCCGCTTGCTGGTGGAACGCCTGGTCACGGCAATGGGTTCCGGGCAGGTCCGGGAAATCGTCGCCATCACCGCCCGATCGGCGGTCGAGGACGGCGGCGCCGCACCGGCCGTCCCCGGCCTCACCTGGCGCACCGCCGACGTCCGCAGCCCCGCGCTCGCCGAGTGCCTGGCCGGCGTCGACGTCCTGGTGCACACCGACGTGGACCGCTCCCTGGAGACCCCCGGGAAGAAGCGGCGGGCCGGCAACATCCGCGCCGCCCAGACCGTGCTCACCGCCGCGGCGGCGCTGCGGGTGCCCCGGGCGGTGCTGGTCACCGGCACCATGGTGCACGGCGCCGACCCCGCCAACCCGGTGCCCATGCCCGAGGACAGCGAGGTCGGCACCGAGACCGGCGCCGGGCTGGTGGGCGACCTCGTCGAGATCGAGGACCTCGCCCAGCGCGCGCGCCGGGCCCACCCGGGCCTGTCGGTGACCGTGGTGCGCCCCGCGCCCCTGGTCGGCCCGGGCCTCGACACCGCGCTCACCCGGCACTTCGCGGCGCCGCGCCTGCTCACGGTGCGCGGCCACGAGCAGAGCTGGCAGTTCTGCCACGTCGAGGACCTCGCCGACGCGCTGGCCTTCGTGGTCGCGCACGGCGTGGAGGGCAAGGGCGGCGCGCTGGCGGTGGGCTGCGAGGGCGCCCTGCCCCAGCGCGCGGCCGAGGAGACCGCCGGGCTGCGCCGGTTCGAACTCCCCGCCAACGTGGTCTTCGGCGCCACCCACCGGCTGCACCAGGTCGGGTTCACCCCGGCCTCGGCGCAGGAGGTCAAGTTCCTGGTCTACCCCTGTGTGGTCGACTGCACCACTCTGCGCGAGGCCGGCTGGCGGCCCTCCTACGACAACGAGGCGGCGCTGCGGGCGCTTCTGGAGGCGCGCGACGGCAGGGCGGCACTCGTGGGGCGCCACGTGGGCCGCAAGGAGGTCACCATTACCGCGGCGAGCGCGGCCGGTGCCGCGGCGGCCGCCATCGGCACCGCCGCGGCAGTCCACCACCTGCGCAAACGCCGCTCCCGGTGA
- a CDS encoding PPA1309 family protein has translation MPFNIRDAVMELERHAAGQGWDQPIRVYALVATTVLLEREPALAEMLGLSGAVDADDLTPVEQEPLPPDIPLEEALGRMAWPEAVTGCALVMERLVLKGSDVTLEPPRGADAAQWAGAQEGAEEIRMVAGVLRDGSRHSALRMRSHDSDDQVLNGQDLVPALTSALALTLEDDD, from the coding sequence GTGCCTTTCAACATTCGCGACGCCGTCATGGAGCTGGAGCGCCACGCCGCCGGGCAGGGCTGGGACCAGCCGATCCGCGTCTACGCGCTGGTGGCCACCACCGTCCTGCTGGAGCGCGAGCCCGCGCTGGCCGAGATGCTGGGCCTGAGCGGGGCGGTCGACGCCGACGACCTCACCCCGGTGGAGCAGGAGCCGCTGCCGCCCGACATCCCGCTGGAGGAGGCGCTGGGCCGCATGGCCTGGCCCGAGGCGGTCACCGGGTGCGCGCTGGTGATGGAGCGCCTGGTGCTCAAGGGCTCCGACGTCACGCTGGAGCCGCCGCGCGGCGCCGACGCCGCGCAGTGGGCCGGCGCCCAGGAGGGCGCCGAGGAGATCCGCATGGTCGCGGGCGTGCTGCGCGACGGCAGCCGCCACTCCGCGCTGCGCATGCGCAGCCACGACTCCGACGACCAGGTGCTCAACGGCCAGGACCTGGTGCCGGCGCTGACCTCGGCGCTGGCGCTGACGCTGGAGGACGACGACTAG
- a CDS encoding zinc-dependent metalloprotease yields MPNDPDDESGRRSGDSGSGAGSGGPGGGVPGGGDPGMPGGFPFGDPQQMAQMLRQFADMMAAQSSPSGQQAESGSVNWDTAKNIARHTVSQKGDASVGAHDYAKVQEALQLADLWTNEATVLPSGVHTTQAWSRAEWVEKTMPTWSRLCAPLTARLVESMGQNLPGEVQSMAGPLVGMVRQMGGMLVGQQAGQAIGELAGEVVGSTDVGVPLAGEGTAALLPDGVRAFGEGLGIPQDEIRLYLAAREVALHRLFGHVPWLRAHVFSLVEEYANGMSFDMSALEERLGSVDLGNPEALQEALSGADGEGLFQPQDTPQQKASLARLETTLALVEGWLSVVVDDSVNGRLPHAAALGEAIRRRRATGGPAEHTFATLVGLELRPRRLREAAALWRALTDARGAQGRDAVWEHPDLMPGSDDLDNPEPFVQGRSDSDVGELDISRFTESAEADEAAEAGERAEDTGPEGGAGPDGEDGGEGPDPRGKGTGPDGEGAA; encoded by the coding sequence ATGCCGAACGACCCCGACGACGAGTCCGGGCGCCGGTCGGGCGACTCCGGCTCGGGTGCCGGCAGCGGCGGCCCAGGCGGTGGCGTCCCGGGTGGCGGCGACCCCGGAATGCCAGGGGGCTTTCCCTTCGGCGACCCCCAGCAGATGGCGCAGATGCTGCGCCAGTTCGCCGACATGATGGCCGCCCAGTCCTCCCCCTCGGGGCAGCAGGCCGAGTCCGGCTCGGTCAACTGGGACACGGCCAAGAACATCGCCCGGCACACCGTCTCCCAGAAGGGCGATGCCAGTGTCGGGGCGCACGACTACGCCAAGGTGCAGGAGGCCCTGCAGCTGGCCGACCTGTGGACCAACGAGGCCACGGTGCTGCCCTCGGGCGTGCACACCACGCAGGCGTGGAGCCGCGCGGAGTGGGTCGAGAAGACCATGCCCACCTGGTCGCGGCTGTGCGCTCCGCTGACCGCGCGGCTGGTGGAGTCCATGGGCCAGAACCTCCCCGGCGAGGTCCAGTCCATGGCCGGGCCGCTGGTGGGCATGGTCCGCCAGATGGGCGGCATGCTGGTGGGCCAGCAGGCGGGCCAGGCCATCGGCGAACTCGCCGGCGAGGTCGTGGGCTCCACCGACGTCGGGGTGCCGCTGGCCGGCGAGGGCACGGCGGCGCTGCTGCCCGACGGCGTGCGCGCCTTCGGCGAGGGCCTGGGCATCCCCCAGGACGAGATCCGGCTCTACCTGGCGGCGCGCGAGGTCGCGCTGCACCGCCTCTTCGGGCACGTGCCGTGGCTGCGCGCGCACGTCTTCAGCCTCGTCGAGGAGTACGCCAACGGCATGTCCTTCGACATGAGCGCGCTGGAGGAGCGGCTGGGCTCGGTCGACCTCGGCAACCCCGAGGCGCTGCAGGAGGCGCTGTCCGGCGCCGACGGCGAGGGCCTGTTCCAGCCGCAGGACACCCCGCAGCAGAAGGCGTCGCTGGCGCGGCTGGAGACCACGCTGGCGCTGGTCGAGGGCTGGCTGTCGGTGGTCGTCGACGACTCCGTCAACGGCCGGCTGCCGCACGCGGCGGCGCTGGGCGAGGCCATCCGGCGGCGCCGCGCCACGGGCGGCCCGGCCGAGCACACCTTCGCCACGCTGGTGGGCCTGGAGCTGCGGCCCCGGCGGTTGCGCGAGGCCGCGGCGCTGTGGCGGGCGCTGACCGACGCGCGCGGGGCCCAGGGCCGCGACGCCGTGTGGGAGCACCCCGACCTCATGCCCGGCAGCGACGACCTCGACAACCCCGAGCCGTTCGTCCAGGGCCGCTCCGACTCCGATGTCGGCGAACTCGACATCAGCCGCTTCACCGAGTCCGCCGAGGCCGATGAGGCCGCCGAGGCCGGGGAGCGGGCCGAGGACACCGGTCCCGAGGGCGGCGCCGGGCCCGACGGCGAGGACGGCGGCGAGGGCCCCGACCCCCGTGGCAAGGGCACCGGCCCCGACGGCGAGGGCGCCGCGTGA
- a CDS encoding TetR/AcrR family transcriptional regulator, whose translation MTHANGRPTPPPEGSATRTRLLDAAYVEVVAGRWARMRMADIAAAAGVSRQTLYNEFGSKEGLLQAVVVREAGQFLDTVERILSGAGEDPAHAVAESARWALAASAENPLLGAVITGDSELLPVLTTRAEPLHVELGSRMADCLLERLPEVGRADAEAVAEVALRLILSYVLLPTDPDQAARRVELAVHGMIGAVSGHARR comes from the coding sequence ATGACCCACGCGAACGGGCGGCCGACTCCGCCGCCGGAAGGCTCCGCCACGCGGACCCGGCTGCTGGACGCGGCCTACGTCGAGGTCGTGGCCGGGCGGTGGGCGCGGATGCGCATGGCCGACATCGCCGCCGCCGCGGGGGTGTCCCGCCAGACCCTCTACAACGAGTTCGGCAGCAAGGAGGGCCTGCTCCAGGCGGTGGTGGTGCGCGAGGCCGGCCAGTTCCTCGACACCGTCGAGCGCATCCTGAGCGGCGCCGGCGAGGACCCCGCCCACGCGGTGGCGGAGTCGGCCCGGTGGGCGCTGGCGGCCTCGGCGGAGAACCCGCTGCTGGGCGCGGTGATCACCGGCGACTCCGAACTGCTGCCCGTGCTGACCACGCGGGCCGAGCCGCTGCACGTGGAGCTGGGCTCGCGGATGGCCGACTGCCTGCTGGAGCGGCTGCCGGAGGTCGGGCGCGCCGACGCCGAGGCCGTGGCCGAGGTCGCGCTGCGGCTGATCCTGTCCTACGTGCTGCTGCCCACCGACCCCGACCAGGCGGCGCGGCGGGTGGAGCTGGCGGTGCACGGCATGATCGGCGCGGTCAGCGGCCACGCCCGCCGCTGA
- a CDS encoding HAD family hydrolase: MVQYPAPEPPAFLFDLDGTLVDSVYQHVIAWRTALAAMGIDLAVWRIHRRIGMSGGLFVSALMRETGLELSAEEVEEIQRRHAEEYLRQHDSVRPLPGAPELLRALTERGVKWAIATSGRAETARTALGILGLPEDTPMVTRDQVRHAKPDPDLFLAAAAHLGVDPRGAMVVGDSVWDLLAARRAGALGVGVLSGGYGRDELERTGAYRVYRDTGDMLDRLDELGIRRPGPAASR; encoded by the coding sequence ATGGTCCAGTACCCGGCCCCGGAGCCGCCCGCGTTCCTGTTCGACCTCGACGGCACGCTGGTGGACAGCGTCTACCAGCACGTGATCGCCTGGCGCACCGCGCTGGCGGCCATGGGGATCGACCTCGCGGTGTGGCGCATCCACCGCCGTATCGGCATGAGCGGCGGCCTGTTCGTGTCGGCGCTGATGCGTGAGACCGGCCTGGAGCTGTCGGCCGAGGAGGTCGAGGAGATCCAGCGCCGGCACGCCGAGGAGTACCTGCGCCAGCACGACTCGGTGCGCCCGCTGCCCGGCGCGCCCGAGCTGCTGCGCGCGCTGACCGAGCGGGGCGTGAAGTGGGCCATCGCCACCAGCGGCCGCGCCGAGACCGCGCGCACCGCGCTGGGGATCCTCGGGCTGCCCGAGGACACCCCGATGGTGACCCGCGACCAGGTGCGCCACGCCAAGCCCGACCCCGACCTGTTCCTCGCCGCGGCGGCCCACCTGGGGGTGGACCCGCGCGGCGCCATGGTGGTCGGCGACAGCGTGTGGGACCTGCTGGCGGCCCGCCGCGCCGGCGCGCTGGGGGTCGGCGTGCTGTCGGGCGGCTACGGCCGCGACGAGCTGGAGCGCACCGGCGCCTACCGGGTCTACCGCGACACCGGGGACATGCTGGACCGGCTGGACGAGCTGGGGATCAGACGACCAGGCCCAGCAGCGTCGAGATGA
- the hisN gene encoding histidinol-phosphatase: MASYDDDLRLAHVLADAADDISLKHFRALDLKVDTKPDLTPVTEADRSVEETLRGVLSRARPRDAVIGEEYGKTGVSHRVWVLDPIDGTKNYVRGVPVWATLIALLEGDRPVMGVVSAPALTRRWWASRGGGTWTGRSLTKATRCRVSGVSALEDASLSFSELAEWEAQQRLDTFLNLTRSVWRTRAYGDFWSHVMVAEGAVDISAEPELSLWDAAPLSVILEEAGGRATDLRGQDFADGGALVCTNGVLHDQVLTWLNGGPTPGGGPAPLRLT; the protein is encoded by the coding sequence ATGGCGTCCTATGACGATGATCTGCGTCTGGCCCACGTCCTCGCCGACGCGGCCGACGACATCTCCCTCAAGCACTTCCGCGCACTCGACCTCAAGGTGGACACCAAGCCCGACCTCACCCCGGTCACCGAGGCCGACCGCTCGGTCGAGGAGACGCTGCGCGGCGTGCTGTCCCGCGCCCGGCCGCGCGACGCCGTGATCGGCGAGGAGTACGGCAAGACCGGCGTCAGCCACCGGGTGTGGGTCCTGGACCCCATCGACGGCACCAAGAACTACGTGCGGGGCGTCCCGGTGTGGGCGACCCTGATCGCGCTGCTCGAAGGCGACCGCCCCGTCATGGGCGTGGTCTCGGCGCCCGCGCTGACCCGCCGCTGGTGGGCGTCGCGCGGCGGGGGCACCTGGACCGGCCGCAGCCTGACCAAGGCCACGCGCTGCCGGGTCTCGGGCGTCTCGGCGCTGGAGGACGCCTCCCTGTCGTTCTCGGAGCTGGCGGAGTGGGAGGCCCAGCAGCGGCTGGACACCTTCCTCAACCTCACCCGCTCGGTGTGGCGCACCCGGGCCTACGGCGACTTCTGGTCGCACGTGATGGTCGCCGAGGGCGCGGTGGACATCTCCGCCGAGCCCGAGCTGTCGCTGTGGGACGCCGCTCCCCTGTCGGTGATCCTGGAGGAGGCGGGCGGGCGCGCCACCGACCTGCGCGGGCAGGACTTCGCCGACGGCGGTGCGCTGGTGTGCACCAACGGCGTCCTGCACGACCAGGTCCTGACCTGGCTCAACGGCGGCCCCACCCCCGGCGGCGGGCCGGCTCCGCTGCGCCTGACCTGA
- a CDS encoding UPF0182 family protein, which translates to MPRRSRLLAPVAVAVVVIAAGLLTAANFWTDYLWFDSVGYTSVYLTELRTRALLFAAGAVLMGVAVGVSMYVAYRTRPLAPPLSPEQQGLARYRMSVDPRRRVFFWVIVAGLALLTGASASGEWGTYLQFANSQSFGVTDPQFDRDISFYTFVYPFLRVLLAYAFAAVVLAFIAAVVVHYLYGGVRLQSQGQRATPAARVHLSVLLGVFVLLRAAAYWLDQYGLVFSDRGYTFGASYTDVNAVLYAVIILSVISVVCALLFFANIYVRNVMMPVASLGLLVLSAILIGGIYPAIVQQFQVSPNEQRAERPFIERTIDATRAAYGIDDAEVIDYDAQTELTPEELSAEAATIPSVRLIDPSVVSQTFQQMQQVRGFYRFPEVLDVDRYTDSEGNSVDTIIAARELEGPPSDQDNWLTRHTVYTHGFGIVAAAGNQVDDQGRPVFTEYNIPPEGELSDVVGEYEPRIYFGREGAEYVIVNAEPEYDYPLGGGGEDVPTTEDAGTPEGDPSPDNANAPAQADAQGDQGGAEESPEESPEGGATEGAEESPAADQEGGGGSQDPESSQATNRYDGEGGVQLSNFFVRILYALRYQEPDILLNNAITGDSQIIYERDPADRVEQVAPFLTADGKPYPAIVDGRVLWIVDAYTTSNMYPYSERIDLADATEDTFTQSTDTVNALPGHQVNYIRNSVKATVDAYDGTVTLYGWDEDDPVLQTWSNAFPGVITDRDEIDDELMEHLRYPDDLVKVQREMLRRYHITDPDAFYGGQDFWNVPSDPTAEGEGASPEPPYRQTIGFPGQEEPTFSVTSTFVPRGRENLAGFLSVNSDATSDDYGSLRILSLPQDTVVMGPGQVQAQFAADDAIRDELLPLQQSDQSRIIYGNLLTLPFADGLLYVEPLYVQAEGSQTSYPLLQKVMVGFGEQVAIGNNLQEALNNLFEEGGPLEEEPQPEGDTGEGGGGGGDGDLAAALEDASQAYEEGQEALQDGDFTAYDEANDRLAEALERAEEAAGQE; encoded by the coding sequence ATGCCTCGACGATCTCGGTTGCTCGCGCCTGTCGCGGTGGCCGTGGTCGTCATCGCCGCGGGACTGCTGACCGCCGCGAACTTCTGGACCGACTACCTGTGGTTCGACTCCGTCGGGTACACGTCCGTCTACCTCACCGAACTCCGCACCCGCGCGCTGCTGTTCGCCGCCGGGGCGGTGCTGATGGGCGTGGCGGTGGGCGTGAGCATGTACGTCGCCTACCGCACGCGCCCCCTGGCGCCGCCGCTGAGCCCCGAGCAGCAGGGCCTGGCCCGCTACCGGATGTCCGTGGACCCGCGCCGGCGGGTGTTCTTCTGGGTGATCGTGGCGGGCCTGGCGCTGCTGACCGGGGCCTCGGCCAGCGGTGAGTGGGGCACCTACCTGCAGTTCGCCAACAGCCAGAGCTTCGGGGTCACCGACCCCCAGTTCGACCGCGACATCTCGTTCTACACCTTCGTCTACCCGTTCCTGCGGGTGCTGCTGGCCTACGCCTTCGCCGCCGTGGTGCTGGCGTTCATCGCCGCGGTGGTGGTGCACTACCTCTACGGCGGCGTGCGGCTGCAGAGCCAGGGCCAGCGGGCCACCCCGGCCGCGCGGGTGCACCTGTCGGTGCTGCTGGGCGTCTTCGTGCTGCTGCGGGCCGCGGCCTACTGGCTGGACCAGTACGGCCTGGTGTTCTCCGACCGCGGCTACACCTTCGGCGCCTCCTACACCGACGTCAACGCGGTGCTCTACGCCGTGATCATCCTGTCGGTGATCTCGGTGGTCTGCGCCCTGCTGTTCTTCGCCAACATCTACGTGCGCAACGTGATGATGCCGGTGGCCAGCCTCGGCCTGCTGGTGCTGTCGGCCATCCTCATCGGCGGCATCTACCCCGCCATCGTCCAGCAGTTCCAGGTCAGCCCCAACGAGCAGCGCGCCGAGCGCCCGTTCATCGAGCGCACCATCGACGCCACCCGCGCCGCCTACGGCATCGACGACGCCGAGGTCATCGACTACGACGCGCAGACCGAGCTGACCCCCGAGGAGCTGTCGGCCGAGGCGGCGACCATCCCCAGTGTGCGGCTGATCGACCCCTCGGTGGTCTCCCAGACCTTCCAGCAGATGCAGCAGGTCCGCGGCTTCTACCGGTTCCCCGAGGTCCTCGACGTCGACCGCTACACCGACTCCGAGGGCAACAGCGTCGACACCATCATCGCCGCCCGCGAGCTGGAGGGCCCGCCCTCCGACCAGGACAACTGGCTGACCCGCCACACCGTCTACACCCACGGGTTCGGGATCGTGGCCGCCGCCGGCAACCAGGTCGACGACCAGGGCCGCCCGGTCTTCACCGAGTACAACATCCCGCCCGAGGGCGAGCTGTCCGACGTCGTGGGCGAGTACGAGCCGCGCATCTACTTCGGGCGCGAGGGCGCCGAGTACGTCATCGTCAACGCCGAGCCCGAGTACGACTACCCGCTCGGCGGCGGCGGTGAGGACGTCCCCACCACCGAGGACGCCGGCACCCCCGAGGGCGACCCCTCGCCCGACAACGCCAACGCCCCGGCCCAGGCCGACGCGCAGGGCGACCAGGGCGGCGCGGAGGAGTCCCCCGAGGAGTCGCCCGAGGGCGGCGCCACCGAGGGCGCCGAGGAGTCCCCGGCCGCCGACCAGGAGGGCGGCGGCGGCTCCCAGGACCCCGAGAGCAGCCAGGCCACCAACCGCTACGACGGCGAGGGCGGCGTCCAGCTCAGCAACTTCTTCGTCCGGATCCTGTACGCGCTGCGCTACCAGGAGCCCGACATCCTGCTGAACAACGCGATCACCGGCGACTCCCAGATCATCTACGAGCGCGACCCCGCCGACCGCGTGGAGCAGGTGGCGCCGTTCCTGACCGCCGACGGCAAGCCCTACCCGGCGATCGTCGACGGCCGGGTGCTGTGGATCGTGGACGCCTACACGACCTCCAACATGTACCCCTACTCGGAGCGGATCGACCTCGCCGACGCCACCGAGGACACGTTCACCCAGAGCACCGACACCGTCAACGCGCTGCCGGGCCACCAGGTGAACTACATCCGCAACTCGGTCAAGGCCACGGTCGACGCCTACGACGGCACGGTGACCCTCTACGGCTGGGACGAGGACGACCCGGTCCTGCAGACCTGGTCCAACGCGTTCCCCGGTGTCATCACCGACCGCGACGAGATCGACGACGAGCTGATGGAGCACCTGCGCTACCCCGACGACCTCGTCAAGGTGCAGCGCGAGATGCTGCGCCGCTACCACATCACCGACCCCGACGCCTTCTACGGCGGCCAGGACTTCTGGAACGTGCCCTCCGACCCCACCGCCGAGGGCGAGGGCGCCAGCCCCGAGCCGCCCTACCGGCAGACCATCGGGTTCCCCGGCCAGGAGGAGCCCACGTTCTCGGTCACCTCGACGTTCGTGCCGCGCGGCCGCGAGAACCTCGCCGGGTTCCTCTCGGTCAACAGCGACGCCACGTCCGACGACTACGGGTCGCTGCGCATCCTGAGCCTGCCGCAGGACACCGTGGTCATGGGTCCGGGTCAGGTGCAGGCCCAGTTCGCCGCCGACGACGCGATCCGCGACGAGCTGCTGCCGCTGCAGCAGAGCGACCAGTCGCGGATCATCTACGGCAACCTGCTCACCCTGCCCTTCGCCGACGGCCTGCTCTACGTCGAGCCGCTGTACGTCCAGGCCGAGGGCAGCCAGACCTCCTACCCGCTGCTGCAGAAGGTCATGGTGGGCTTCGGCGAGCAGGTGGCCATCGGCAACAACCTCCAGGAGGCGCTGAACAACCTCTTCGAGGAGGGCGGCCCGCTGGAGGAGGAGCCCCAGCCCGAGGGCGACACCGGCGAGGGCGGCGGCGGAGGCGGCGACGGCGACCTCGCCGCGGCCCTCGAGGACGCCTCGCAGGCCTACGAGGAGGGCCAGGAGGCGCTGCAGGACGGCGACTTCACCGCCTACGACGAGGCCAACGACCGCCTCGCCGAGGCCCTGGAGCGCGCCGAGGAGGCCGCCGGCCAGGAGTGA
- a CDS encoding YlbL family protein, translating into MFRRAMTLIAAVVLLTGFGVAGAFLPVPYLVASPGVALDTLGEADGEPVIRIDGTRSYEHDGELSMVTVQYAGGPGTRMDLFTVLGAWLSPSQAVLPEEALFPPDQTIEEITESQTLEMNDSQMNATAAALNQLNIDYETRAYVARVVEDMPAHGELREGDVITEVDGEAVGDKDEAVELVGDREPGDPVRLTLRRDGRTVRTELETTRNEEGDPVVGVLIADRMDFPIEVDISVGEIGGPSAGMMFALGIMDRLSQEGLTGGHDIAGTGTITPEGEVGGVSGVAQKMVSAERLGAEYFLVAEDSCPQTFDSAAAGEIEVVRVADLQDAVDALETIRSGENLDDLPRCAPR; encoded by the coding sequence ATGTTCCGTCGCGCTATGACCCTGATCGCCGCGGTCGTGCTGTTGACCGGCTTCGGTGTGGCGGGGGCCTTCCTCCCCGTGCCCTACCTCGTGGCCTCGCCGGGTGTGGCGCTGGACACCCTGGGCGAGGCCGACGGCGAGCCGGTCATCCGGATCGACGGCACCCGCAGCTACGAGCACGACGGCGAGCTGTCCATGGTCACGGTGCAGTACGCCGGCGGGCCGGGCACGCGCATGGACCTGTTCACGGTGCTGGGCGCGTGGCTGTCGCCCAGCCAGGCGGTGCTGCCCGAGGAGGCGCTGTTCCCGCCGGACCAGACCATCGAGGAGATCACCGAGTCCCAGACCCTGGAGATGAACGACTCCCAGATGAACGCCACGGCGGCGGCGCTCAACCAGCTGAACATCGACTACGAGACCCGCGCCTACGTGGCCCGGGTGGTCGAGGACATGCCGGCCCACGGCGAGCTGCGCGAGGGCGACGTCATCACCGAGGTCGACGGCGAGGCGGTCGGCGACAAGGACGAGGCGGTGGAGCTGGTCGGCGACCGCGAGCCCGGCGACCCGGTGCGGCTGACCCTGCGGCGCGACGGCCGGACCGTGCGCACCGAGCTGGAGACCACCCGCAACGAGGAGGGCGACCCCGTGGTCGGGGTGCTCATCGCCGACCGGATGGACTTCCCCATCGAGGTCGACATCAGCGTGGGCGAGATCGGCGGGCCCAGCGCCGGCATGATGTTCGCCCTGGGGATCATGGACCGCCTCAGCCAGGAGGGCCTGACCGGCGGGCACGACATCGCCGGCACCGGCACCATCACCCCCGAGGGCGAGGTGGGCGGTGTCAGCGGCGTGGCGCAGAAGATGGTCAGCGCCGAGCGGCTGGGCGCGGAGTACTTCCTGGTGGCCGAGGACAGCTGCCCGCAGACCTTCGACTCCGCCGCCGCCGGCGAGATCGAGGTGGTGCGGGTGGCCGACCTGCAGGACGCGGTCGACGCCCTGGAGACCATCCGCTCCGGCGAGAACCTGGACGACCTGCCGCGCTGCGCCCCGCGGTAG